One Calonectris borealis chromosome 16, bCalBor7.hap1.2, whole genome shotgun sequence DNA window includes the following coding sequences:
- the SSTR5 gene encoding somatostatin receptor type 5: MDPLYFSNTFSTEASSSDVNSSLLTNVTENGTLSEQPSFKYIHKVLIPICYLLVCAVGLSGNTLVIYVVLRYAKMKTVTNIYILNLAVADVLFMLGLPFLATQNAISYWPFGSFLCRLVMTVDGINQFTSIFCLTVMSMDRYLAVVHPIKSTKWRRPRVAKLISVTVWTFSFLVVLPVIIFSDVQEDFHTCNMNWPEPVNIWSAAFIIYTSVLGFFGPLLVICLCYLLIVIKVKSSGIRVGSTRRRRSERKVTRMVVIIVVVFVFCWLPFYMMNIVNLIFILPEDPVLVGVYFFVVVLSYANSCANPILYGFLSDNFKQSFQKVLCLRKGNGIEDGDPIEHRQENSSRLQESMLTQRNIEFNGHMQTSKV; encoded by the coding sequence ATGGATCCTTTATACTTTTCCAACACATTTAGCACAGAAGCTAGTTCCAGCGATGTGAATTCCTCACTGCTGACAAACGTGACAGAGAATGGGACGCTCTCAGAGCAGCCCTCATTCAAATACATCCACAAAGTCCTGATTCCCATCTGTTACCTCCTCGTATGTGCAGTCGGACTCAGCGGCAACACATTGGTCATTTATGTGGTTTTACGTTATGCCAAGATGAAAACCGTCACCAACATATACATCTTGAATTTAGCTGTTGCCGATGTACTCTTCATGCTGGGCCTGCCCTTCCTGGCCACCCAGAACGCCATCTCCTATTGGCCTTTTGGCTCTTTTTTGTGCAGGCTGGTTATGACTGTAGATGGTATTAACCAATTCACTAGTATTTTTTGTTTGACTGTGATGAGCATGGACCGCTACCTGGCAGTAGTTCATCCCATTAAATCAACCAAGTGGAGACGTCCCAGGGTGGCCAAGCTCATCAGCGTGACTGTCTGGACATTCTCATTCTTGGTGGTGCTTCCAGTCATCATCTTTTCAGATGTGCAGGAAGACTTTCACACCTGCAACATGAACTGGCCAGAGCCCGTCAACATCTGGTCAGCAGCGTTCATCATTTACACATCGGTCCTTGGTTTTTTTGGACCTTTGTTGGTCATCTGTCTCTGCTACTTGCTGATCGTGATTAAAGTCAAATCTTCGGGGATCCGAGTTGGGTCTACGAGGCGCAGGAGATCAGAGAGGAAGGTGACCAGGATGGTGGTGATCATTGTGGTGGTCTTTGTGTTTTGCTGGCTCCCATTTTACATGATGAACATTGTCAATTTGATATTTATACTGCCAGAAGACCCTGTGTTGGTAGGGGTGTACTTCTTTGTGGTGGTCCTGTCCTATGCAAACAGCTGTGCCAACCCCATTCTTTATGGATTTCTTTCTGACAACTTCAAGCAGAGTTTTCAGAAAGTCCTTTGCCTCCGAAAGGGCAATGGTATAGAGGATGGTGATCCCATTGAACACAGGCAAGAGAACAGCAGCCGCTTGCAGGAATCAATGTTAACCCAGAGAAATATTGAATTCAATGGACATATGCAGACTAGCAAGGTCTAA